The nucleotide window CCGAGCGCTTTGCCGAGCGCATCCGCAACCGGCTGCTGCCCGCGGGCGCGCGCTTGCCCTCGGTGCGCGAGTGCGCGCGCCAGCAGGGCGTGAGCCCGTACACCGTGGTGGCGGCCTACGACCAGCTGCTGGCCCAGGGGCTGGTGGAGGCGCGGCCGCAGCGCGGCTTCTTCGTGCGCGATGCAGCGCAAAAAATGCCCGCAGCGCCCGTCGATCAAGCGCCAGCAGCTCTTAAAAGCATAGTGCGCGAGGCGCCGGGGGCGCAGCCGCAGGCGCCGTCGGGCGCGCGCTTCAACGCCACGGTGCTGATCCGGGGCATGTTCCACCAGGGCTCGAACACGCCGCAGCCGGGCTCGGGCGTGCTGCCCATGGACTGGCTGCAAACCAGCTTTTTGCCCGCCGCCGTGCGCAAGGTCATGGCCGAAGGGGCGCTGCAGGACAGCCTGCTGGGCTACGGCGACCCGCTCGGCACGCCCGCGCTGCGCGCCGCGCTGTCGCACCGCCTGCAGGACCTGGGCGTGCCCGCATCGCCCGCACAGGTGATGACCACGGTGGGCGCCACGCAGGCGCTGGACATCGTCAGCCGCACCCTGCTCAAGGCAGGCGACCCGGTGATGGTCGAGGAGCCGGGCTGGTCGGTCGAGTTCGCCCGGCTCGACGCGCTGGGCATGCGCGTGCTGCCCGTGCCGCGCCGCGCCGAAGGCCCCGACCTGGAGGTGATGGCGCGCTACTGCGAGCTGCACGCGCCCAAGCTGTTCGTCAGCGTGAGCGTGCTGCACAACCCCACGGGCTACAGCCTCGCGCCCGGGCGGGCGCACCAGGTGCTGCAACTGGCGCAGCGCCACGGCTTTCATGTGGTGGAAGACGACACCTACAGCCACATCGCCCCCGGGCACGCCACGCGCCTGACGGTGCTCGACGGCCTGTCACGCAGCATCTACGTGGGCGGCTTCGCCAAGATCCTGGCGCCCGCCTGGCGCATCGGCTACCTGGCCGCGCCCGTGGCGCTGATGGAGCGCCTGCTCGACACCAAGCTGCTGTCCACGCTCACCACGCCGTCGCTGCTGGAAAAGGCGCTGGCCCTGTGCATCGAGCAGGGCCAGCTGCGCCGCCATGGCGAGCGCATGCGCCAGCGCCTGGCCCAGGCGCGCGCGCGCAGCGTGCAACTGGCGCTGGAGGCGGGCTGCACCTTCGCCGCCGAGCCGGGCGGCATGTTCGGCTGGGTCGAAACCGGGGTGGACACCGACGTGCTGGCCCAGCGCATGCTGGACGAGGGCTACCTGCTCGCGCCCGGCGCGCTGTTCCACGCCAGCCGCCAGCCCAGCACGCTGATGCGCATCAACTTCTCCACCACGCAGGACGCGCAGTTCTGGCGCGTATTCCAGCGCGTGCGCG belongs to Acidovorax sp. YS12 and includes:
- a CDS encoding PLP-dependent aminotransferase family protein codes for the protein MLKRSAQSSLTEQLAERFAERIRNRLLPAGARLPSVRECARQQGVSPYTVVAAYDQLLAQGLVEARPQRGFFVRDAAQKMPAAPVDQAPAALKSIVREAPGAQPQAPSGARFNATVLIRGMFHQGSNTPQPGSGVLPMDWLQTSFLPAAVRKVMAEGALQDSLLGYGDPLGTPALRAALSHRLQDLGVPASPAQVMTTVGATQALDIVSRTLLKAGDPVMVEEPGWSVEFARLDALGMRVLPVPRRAEGPDLEVMARYCELHAPKLFVSVSVLHNPTGYSLAPGRAHQVLQLAQRHGFHVVEDDTYSHIAPGHATRLTVLDGLSRSIYVGGFAKILAPAWRIGYLAAPVALMERLLDTKLLSTLTTPSLLEKALALCIEQGQLRRHGERMRQRLAQARARSVQLALEAGCTFAAEPGGMFGWVETGVDTDVLAQRMLDEGYLLAPGALFHASRQPSTLMRINFSTTQDAQFWRVFQRVRAQTLEKVQKR